A section of the Labrus mixtus chromosome 15, fLabMix1.1, whole genome shotgun sequence genome encodes:
- the LOC132990161 gene encoding NLR family CARD domain-containing protein 3-like, protein MVHWAKGTSNKNIDFVVPIHFRELTSRREKVQNMNDLLHHFLNPNKHPGVSNYDECEVLFVLDGLEECELPLDFEKNEDLTDMEETASMDVLLTNLIKRNLLPSAHIWIISQPSAADKIPSEYIQKVTECRETLERRKKLISTLKGRFQKNIQDGDINHSNQTDTEHITREEKSIETKDGEKNERTVATSVTQVTAVSDIFKDTNEKKIRNVLTTGVTGIGKSFHVKRFVKEWAKNANSSVFTWLLDSTWGRVKAHDEEVIFPLDLSKLNLIREKKVSLFELLNHFFEETEQIVISNFEQFKVLFVLDGLDAFQTALDFDNIDTVTDVRKSASVNVLLTNLIRGSLLPSARIWITSQPSAANHLPDNCVDRRTEIRYKTDLASKWKLKSQLKEQFTHVTMGVDMQKTSALLNEIYTDLYIIEGERGEVNIQHEAIQIEGAKFKPKETSIKYDAIFEPAVGKPKNIKSVLTTGMAGIGKSFATMKYMLDWAEDKSHTDIFFMFPLSFRELNLRKDEMHSLEELIYSFFPGMKTSEIEDYDKYNILIVLDGFDECRLDLVFNESEECTDVKKQTSVKVLLTNLIQGNLLSKAQVWITSRPAASNSIPAGKVDRVTEVRGFNDDQKEEYFRKRFDDKDLAEKILSHVKTSRTVYIMCHIPVFCWLTSTVLDDFVERKEIGKMPSTLTDMYIHFVLLQCRQANVKYGTDETSENSEPDSCWNTRNKTTVVSLGKLAFEGLKTGDLVFTEETLIECGVNITEAAVFSGIFTQIKRESHGLYQQKLFCFVHLSIQEFMAAFYAFHTFSDKGVNLLAKPPSTDTDVPALDFYRTAVDKALGSRNGDWDLFLRFLLGLSLETNQTLLKELLKKTENNKETNEKTIGYIKEKIREENSDADQNFNLFHCLNELNDQSLVKEVKKYLKSETATFENFSTSQWSALTFVLLTSDEKLDVFDLKKYRKSEKVLLGMLPVVKVAKTAMLSWCELTAESCKGLLSSVLNSASSNLTDLDLSHNDLLDTGVKLLAEGLMSLHCKLEILKLSGCQVTEEGCSYLASALKSNKASSLKHLDLSYNHPGCNGAAMLSAIAEDPDMSLTTLCLEHCGEHRLKPGIKKYDGELTFDENTVNKRLVLSEGNRKVKTIKPEEKVERPENEYRFKRCQVFCKESQSGLFYWEVEWKGTVGIAVAYRGVGRKWDNKCGLGCNDMSWSLLCSKDRYTARHGKTSEHITDLFSQKIAVLLDWEAGTLTYYSDISGELSLIHTFHANFTKPVYPSFWFKRGSVTLCKIDKTPLRWSAIKRQSPKLTKKAKAIKSSAPKGATRGWQ, encoded by the exons ATGGTACACTGGGCAAAGGGAACatccaataaaaacatagaCTTTGTTGTACCAATTCATTTCCGTGAGCTGACttcaagaagagaaaaagttcaaaacatGAACGATCTGCTTCATCATTTCCTCAATCCCAATAAACACCCAGGAGTTTCCAATTATGATGAGTGTGAAGTACTTTTTGTCCTTGATGGATTGGAAGAATGTGAACTTCCCCTGGATTTTGAAAAGAACGAGGACCTGACTGATATGGAAGAAACAGCCTCGATGGATGTGCTGCTAACAAACCTCATCAAGAGGAATTTGCTTCCCTCTGCTCATATCTGGATCATCTCACAACCTTCAGCAGCTGACAAAATCCCCTCTGAATACATCCAGAAAGTGACAGAATGTCGAG aGACCTTGGAGAGACGGAAGAAGCTGATATCCACCCTCAAAGGAAGatttcaaaaaaacattcaagatgGAGACATAAATCATTCTAAccagacagacacagaacacatcacgagagaggagaaaagtatTGAAAccaaagatggagagaaaaacgAACGTACGGTGGCAACATCAGTGACTCAAGTGACTGCAGTATCTGATATCTTCAAagatacaaatgaaaaaaaaataagaaatgtgcTGACTACTGGTGTGACTGGTATTGGGAAATCTTTCCATGTGAAGAGATTTGTAAAAGAGTGGGCTAAAAATGCCAACAGCTCAGTTTTTACGTGGCTTTTAGATTCCACATGGGGCCGAGTCAAAGCTCATGATGAAGAAGTTATATTTCCACTTGACCTCTCTAAGCTTAATTTgattagagagaaaaaagtcagCTTGTTTGAACTACTTAACCATTTCTTTGAGGAAACTGAACAAATAGTCATCTCTAACTTTGAACAGTTCAAAGTTCTGTTTGTCCTGGATGGATTGGATGCTTTTCAAACAGCTCTTGACTTTGACAACATCGACACCGTGACTGATGTGAGAAAATCAGCTTCAGTAAATGTGTTACTGACAAACCTCATCAGAGGATCTCTGCTTCCTTCTGCACGGATCTGGATAACCTCCCAACCTTCAGCTGCCAATCACTTGCCTGACAACTGTGTTGACAGGAGGACAGAAATAAGAT ataaGACTGATCTTGCAAGTAAATGGAAACTCAAATCTCAGCTGAAGGAGCAATTTACTCATGTGACAATGGGGGTGGACATGCAGAAAACATCTGCTCTCCTGAATGAAATCTACACAGATCTCTACATCatagagggggaaagaggagaggTCAATATTCAACATGAGGCCATACAGATTGAAGGTGCCAAGTTCAAACCAAAGGAAACATCCATTAAGTATGATGCCATCTTTGAACCAGCAGTAGGAAAACCTAAGAACATTAAATCTGTGCTAACAACTGGAATGGCAGGCATTGGAAAATCATTTGCCACCATGAAATACATGCTGGACTGGGCTGAGGATAAGTCCCACACGgacattttctttatgtttccGCTGTCTTTCCGCGAGCTGAATTTGAGAAAAGATGAAATGCACAGCTTGGAGGAACTCATTTATAGTTTCTTTCCAGGAATGAAGACATCAGAAATAGAAGATTATGACAAGTATAATATCCTGATTGTCCTGGATGGTTTCGATGAGTGTCGCCTTGATCTCGTCTTCAATGAAAGTGAAGAGTGTACAGATGTGAAAAAGCAAACCTCTGTGAAAGTTCTGCTGACAAACCTCATCCAAGGCAATCTGCTTTCTAAAGCCCAAGTCTGGATCACCTCCAGACCTGCAGCATCCAACAGTATCCCTGCTGGTAAAGTTGACCGTGTTACAGAGGTACGAGGATTCAATGATGACCAGAAAGAGGAGTACTTCAGGAAGAGATTTGATGATAAAGATTTGGCTGAGAAGATCTTGTCACATGTCAAGACTTCAAGAACCGTTTACATTATGTGTCACATCCCTGTGTTTTGCTGGCTGACATCAACAGTTCTGGATGACTTTGTGGAAAGAAAAGAGATCGGGAAGATGCCCAGCACTCTGACTGACATGTACATACACTTCGTTTTGTTACAATGCAGACAGGCGAATGTGAAGTATGGCACAGATGAGACAAGTGAGAATTCTGAGCCAGATTCATGCTGGAACACAAGAAACAAGACTACAGTTGTTTCTCTCGGGAAGCTGGCTTTTGAAGGGCTCAAGACAGGAGACCTTGTCTTCACTGAAGAAACATTGATAGAGTGTGGTGTCAACatcacagaggctgcagtcttcTCAGGCATCTTTACCCAGATTAAACGAGAAAGCCATGGGCTGTACCAACAGAAATTGTTCTGCTTTGTCCATCTGAGTATTCAAGAGTTCATGGCAGCTTTCTATGCATTTCACACATTCAGTGACAAAGGTGTAAATCTGCTTGCCAAACCCCCTTCAACAGACACAGACGTGCCTGCATTAGACTTTTACAGGACAGCAGTAGACAAGGCCTTAGGTAGCAGAAATGGAGACTGGGATCTGTTTCTTCGCTTCTTGCTTGGCCTTTCTCTGGAGACAAATCAAACTCTCCTGAAAGAGCTGctgaagaagacagaaaataacaagGAGACCAATGAGAAAACAATTGGATACATCAAAGAAAAGATAAGAGAAGAGAACAGTGATGCTGATCAAAATTTCAATCTTTTCCACTGTCTGAATGAGCTGAATGACCAGTCTCTTGTGAAAGAAGTCAAAAAGTACCTTAAGTCAGAAACAGCCACATTTGAAAACTTCTCCACATCCCAGTGGTCGGCTCTAACCTTTGTGCTGCTGACTTCAGATGAGAAGCTGGATGTGTTTGATCTAAAAAAGTACCGCAAATCAGAGAAAGTACTTCTGGGAATGTTGCCGGTCGTCAAAGTCGCCAAAACTGCTAT GCTAAGTTGGTGTGAGCTCACTGCAGAATCATGCAAAGGTCTCTTATCCTCAGTCCTCAACTCTGCATCCTCTAACCTCACCGATCTGGACCTGAGTCATAACGACCTGTTGGATACAGGTGTGAAGCTTCTTGCAGAAGGCCTGATGAGTTTACATTGTAAACTGGAGATTCTCAA ATTGTCAGGTTGTCAGGTGACAGAAGAAGGCTGCTCTTACCTGGCCTCAGCACTCAAGTCCAATAAGGCCTCCTCCCTGAAACATCTAGATCTAAGTTACAACCACCCAGGATGCAATGGGGCAGCTATGCTCTCTGCTATAGCTGAGGATCCAGATATGAGCTTGACGACACTCTG CTTGGAACACTGTGGAGAGCATCGCTTGAAGCCAGGGATAAAGAAAT ATGATGGAGAACTGACGTTTGATgaaaacacagtaaacaagAGGCTTGTTCTGTCAGAAGGAAACAGGAAAGTGAAAACAATAAAGCCGGAGGAGAAAGTGGAACGACCAGAAAACGAGTACAGGTTCAAAAGATGTCAGGTGTTTTGTAAGGAGAGCCAGAGTGGCCTCTTTTACTGGGAGGTGGAGTGGAAAGGGACTGTTGGCATTGCAGTAGCATATAGAGGAGTGGGTAGGAAATGGGACAATAAGTGTGGCTTAGGATGCAATGACATGTCGTGGAGTCTGCTCTGCTCCAAGGATAGATACACTGCCAGACATGGAAAGACATCCGAACATATTACTGATCTGTTTTCCCAAAAAATTGCTGTGTTACTAGATTGGGAAGCTGGAACTCTGACTTATTACAGTGACATATCAGGAGAGCTGAGCCTCATACACACCTTCCATGCCAACTTCACAAAACCAGTCTATCCAAGCTTTTGGTTTAAGAGGGGCTCTGTGACTCTTTGCAAGATAGACAAAACCCCTCTGCGATGGAGTGCAATCAAGCGTCAAAGTCCAAAGCTGACGAAAAAAGCGAAAGCGATTAAATCGTCAGCACCTAAAGGGGCAACTCGAGGCTGGCAGTAA